One Deinococcus humi genomic window carries:
- the pfkB gene encoding 1-phosphofructokinase, producing the protein MSAASLHVVTLTLNPALDLTVHADGWRQGEVNSGQGFQLDAGGKGVNVAAFLADWGLSVTATGLLGDENPEAFEGLFRAKSVHDAFVRVPGSTRVGIKLVDGAAQETTDINLPGLAAIPQALAELDTRLSALTADHTVFVLAGSLPPGVDAGFYARLTAKLRGAGCFVALDTSGPALTAALAADVLPDLVKPNIHELEAALGRSLHGEAEVLAAARELLRRGASLVAVSQGEQGALLVSSHEAVRARPPHVNVKSTVGAGDAMVAGLISAHADRLGLTDAARRATAFSVGAITRLGAHLPPHAELEKFVTQVAVEAVEGVETA; encoded by the coding sequence ATGAGCGCCGCTTCCTTACATGTCGTGACGCTGACCCTCAATCCCGCCCTCGACCTGACGGTTCACGCCGACGGCTGGCGGCAGGGCGAGGTCAACAGTGGGCAGGGCTTTCAACTGGACGCCGGCGGCAAGGGCGTGAACGTGGCCGCCTTCCTGGCCGACTGGGGCCTGAGCGTCACCGCGACTGGGTTGCTGGGCGACGAGAATCCTGAGGCATTTGAGGGACTGTTCCGGGCCAAAAGCGTGCACGACGCCTTCGTCCGCGTTCCTGGATCCACCCGCGTGGGCATCAAGCTGGTGGACGGCGCGGCGCAGGAGACCACCGACATCAACCTGCCAGGGCTGGCGGCCATCCCACAGGCACTGGCCGAGCTGGACACGCGCCTGAGCGCGTTGACGGCGGACCACACCGTCTTCGTGCTGGCAGGCAGCCTGCCGCCAGGCGTGGACGCGGGCTTCTACGCCCGGCTGACCGCGAAGCTGCGTGGGGCAGGCTGTTTCGTGGCCCTGGACACCAGCGGCCCGGCGCTGACCGCGGCCCTGGCGGCAGATGTCCTGCCCGATCTGGTCAAGCCGAACATCCACGAATTGGAGGCCGCACTGGGCCGTTCGCTCCACGGCGAGGCGGAGGTGCTGGCGGCGGCGCGGGAGCTGTTGCGGCGTGGGGCCAGTCTGGTGGCCGTGTCGCAGGGCGAACAGGGAGCGCTGCTGGTAAGCAGCCACGAGGCGGTACGCGCCCGTCCCCCCCATGTGAACGTCAAAAGCACCGTCGGCGCGGGCGACGCCATGGTGGCGGGCCTGATTTCAGCCCACGCCGACCGCTTGGGGCTGACCGACGCTGCCCGTCGTGCCACAGCTTTCAGCGTGGGCGCCATCACCCGGCTGGGCGCCCACCTGCCCCCCCACGCCGAACTGGAGAAGTTCGTGACGCAGGTGGCCGTTGAAGCCGTGGAAGGGGTGGAAACGGCGTGA